In Rhodococcus sp. OK302, one genomic interval encodes:
- a CDS encoding beta strand repeat-containing protein: MRGSKNLKNKNLRRLLAGASTAAIAVGFATSFGVMAASTASADPVSKSTTSGGWTFNRTISNGTPAHGEVITVTNNVHMNSGNAPIISAFKDIHPACLTYVGGSAKVNGSTVTASNSGTGVNMTGSWSLNTGKRDISYTLSYTVGTSCVLGAVQTTGAGLSSTLFLGTETADTGPSITAKIATVTTLVVAPAPQATSVSALTATVTAGATGNVEFSNNGTLLGTGTIANGVAAYAWTPVAADAGKPFSITAKYLSDALNATSTSVPQTGTVAAAPTAPAAPTALVVNPASVTIGGTVTVSGKAEAKSTVKVTAGDKTCTATADNAGAFSCDIVTSAAGPLTVTAAATNAIGTGPASAPVTFDVTKHASTTGLAVSPAPQSDAASTLTATVTAGATGTVEFSNNNTLLGTGTIANGTATYAWTPSAADAGQPFSLTAKYLGDATHAESTSAPQTGTVTAAPTAPAAPTDVVAAPASVVAGGAVTVSGKAEAGSSVTVSAGDMTCTATADAAGTFSCDIATSVAGTLTVTAVAANAVGVSAVSVPVSVTVTAVPTVPAAPTELVAAPASVVAGGAVTVSGKAEAGSSVTVSAGDVTCTATADAAGAFSCDIVTSVAGTLTVTAVAANAVGVGPVSSPVSVTVTAVPTVPAAPTDVVATPASVVAGGAVTVSGKAEANSTVTVSAGEETCTATADAAGAFSCDIVTSVAGTLTVTAVAANAVGVGPVSSPVSVTVTAVPTVPAAPTELVAAPASVVAGGAVTVSGKAEAGSTVTVSAGDKTCIATADAAGAFSCDIVTSVAGTLTVTAVAANAVGAGPVSAAVSVTVTAVPVVDSTSTTVLSVAGEAKVGVALDLSAAVAGQPSGEPVPSGGTVDFKVNGSKVGSAPVVNGAATYSHTFNTAGSATVTAVYSGLGTLAGSTSNDAPVNVTEVTPVEVETTTTLTVPASGVVGTAVQLKANVSPLGSVGTVQFFEGDVALGAAVDVKNGAAVANYNFTTTGKHSITAVFSGGPGLKTSTSAVSVIDISAVDDGNGGGNAGTGSLSGLGGLFGS, translated from the coding sequence ATGAGAGGCTCGAAGAACTTGAAGAACAAGAACCTGCGTCGGCTGTTAGCCGGCGCTAGTACCGCAGCGATAGCGGTGGGTTTTGCCACATCGTTCGGTGTCATGGCTGCATCCACTGCATCTGCTGATCCCGTGAGCAAGTCGACAACATCCGGCGGTTGGACGTTCAACCGAACGATCAGCAACGGAACCCCCGCCCATGGCGAGGTGATCACAGTCACCAACAACGTCCATATGAACAGCGGCAACGCTCCGATCATCAGCGCCTTCAAGGACATCCACCCGGCCTGCCTCACCTACGTCGGAGGTTCGGCAAAAGTCAACGGAAGCACCGTCACTGCCAGCAATTCTGGCACCGGCGTGAACATGACGGGCTCGTGGAGCCTCAACACTGGGAAGAGGGACATCAGCTACACGCTCAGCTACACCGTCGGCACGAGCTGTGTCCTCGGCGCAGTCCAGACAACAGGGGCCGGCCTCAGTTCGACCCTGTTTTTGGGCACCGAGACCGCCGACACGGGTCCGTCTATCACCGCCAAGATTGCGACAGTGACCACCCTCGTCGTGGCTCCCGCCCCGCAGGCCACGTCCGTATCCGCACTGACGGCCACCGTCACCGCCGGAGCTACCGGCAACGTGGAGTTCTCCAACAACGGCACCCTCCTGGGCACCGGCACGATCGCCAACGGCGTCGCCGCGTACGCGTGGACCCCGGTCGCCGCCGACGCCGGCAAGCCGTTCTCGATCACGGCGAAATACCTCAGCGATGCCCTCAATGCAACGTCGACCTCGGTTCCGCAGACCGGCACCGTGGCCGCGGCCCCGACCGCACCCGCCGCGCCGACCGCTCTGGTCGTCAACCCGGCCTCTGTCACCATTGGTGGCACCGTGACTGTCTCCGGCAAGGCCGAGGCTAAGTCCACGGTCAAGGTCACCGCCGGTGACAAGACCTGCACCGCAACTGCCGACAATGCGGGCGCCTTCAGCTGCGACATCGTCACCAGCGCGGCCGGTCCATTGACTGTCACCGCAGCAGCTACCAACGCTATTGGTACCGGTCCCGCCTCCGCCCCGGTCACCTTCGACGTCACCAAGCACGCCTCGACCACCGGCCTCGCGGTCTCCCCAGCCCCGCAGTCCGATGCCGCCTCGACGCTGACGGCCACCGTCACCGCCGGAGCTACCGGCACCGTCGAGTTCTCCAACAACAACACCCTCCTGGGCACCGGCACGATCGCCAACGGCACCGCGACCTACGCGTGGACCCCGTCCGCCGCCGACGCTGGTCAGCCGTTCTCGCTGACCGCGAAGTACCTGGGTGACGCCACTCATGCGGAGTCGACGTCGGCACCGCAGACCGGAACCGTCACCGCCGCCCCGACTGCACCGGCCGCGCCGACCGACGTGGTTGCTGCTCCGGCTTCTGTTGTTGCCGGTGGGGCTGTGACTGTGTCGGGTAAGGCTGAGGCTGGTTCTTCTGTGACTGTTTCTGCGGGTGACATGACGTGCACGGCTACGGCTGATGCTGCCGGTACTTTCAGTTGCGACATTGCCACCAGTGTGGCCGGTACGTTGACGGTTACTGCGGTTGCTGCCAATGCTGTTGGTGTAAGCGCTGTTTCGGTTCCAGTGTCGGTGACTGTTACCGCGGTTCCGACGGTGCCGGCTGCGCCGACCGAGTTGGTTGCTGCTCCGGCTTCTGTTGTTGCCGGTGGGGCTGTGACTGTGTCGGGTAAGGCTGAGGCTGGTTCTTCTGTGACTGTTTCTGCGGGTGACGTGACGTGCACGGCTACGGCTGATGCTGCGGGTGCGTTCAGTTGTGACATCGTGACCAGTGTGGCCGGTACGTTGACTGTTACTGCGGTTGCTGCCAATGCTGTTGGTGTCGGTCCTGTTTCGTCTCCGGTGTCGGTGACTGTTACCGCGGTTCCGACGGTGCCGGCTGCGCCGACCGACGTGGTTGCTACTCCGGCTTCGGTTGTTGCCGGTGGGGCTGTGACTGTTTCGGGTAAGGCTGAAGCCAACTCCACGGTGACTGTTTCTGCGGGTGAGGAGACGTGCACTGCTACGGCTGATGCTGCGGGTGCGTTCAGTTGCGACATCGTGACCAGTGTGGCCGGTACGTTGACGGTTACTGCGGTTGCTGCCAATGCTGTTGGTGTCGGTCCTGTTTCGTCTCCGGTGTCGGTGACTGTTACTGCGGTTCCGACGGTGCCGGCTGCGCCGACCGAGTTGGTTGCTGCTCCGGCTTCTGTTGTTGCCGGTGGGGCTGTGACTGTGTCGGGTAAGGCTGAGGCTGGTTCGACGGTGACTGTTTCTGCTGGTGACAAGACTTGCATTGCTACTGCTGATGCTGCGGGTGCGTTCAGTTGCGACATCGTGACCAGTGTGGCCGGTACGTTGACTGTGACTGCGGTTGCGGCTAATGCTGTTGGTGCCGGTCCTGTTTCGGCTGCGGTGTCGGTGACGGTGACTGCGGTTCCGGTTGTTGATTCGACCTCGACGACGGTGCTCAGCGTTGCCGGTGAGGCGAAGGTCGGTGTAGCACTGGATCTTTCTGCTGCTGTTGCCGGTCAGCCTTCAGGTGAGCCCGTGCCGTCCGGTGGCACGGTGGACTTCAAGGTCAACGGTTCCAAGGTCGGGTCGGCTCCCGTAGTCAACGGTGCAGCGACGTACTCGCACACGTTCAACACTGCCGGTTCGGCGACTGTAACTGCTGTGTACAGCGGCTTGGGTACGTTGGCTGGTTCAACGTCGAACGACGCTCCGGTCAATGTCACTGAGGTGACGCCGGTTGAGGTGGAGACGACAACGACGTTGACGGTTCCGGCGTCCGGTGTTGTGGGAACTGCTGTGCAGTTGAAGGCGAATGTTTCGCCTTTGGGCAGCGTTGGCACGGTGCAGTTCTTCGAGGGTGATGTTGCCTTGGGTGCTGCTGTTGACGTGAAGAACGGTGCGGCTGTTGCCAATTACAACTTCACCACTACGGGGAAGCATTCGATCACCGCGGTGTTCAGTGGTGGCCCCGGACTGAAGACGTCGACCTCGGCGGTGTCGGTTATCGACATCAGCGCCGTGGACGACGGCAACGGTGGCGGCAACGCTGGAACGGGTAGCTTGTCCGGCCTGGGAGGCCTGTTCGGCTCCTAA
- a CDS encoding Rieske 2Fe-2S domain-containing protein, with protein sequence MQVTSVGHAGFHISTTAGSILCDPWVNPAYFASWFPFPDNTELDWDAIGNCDYLYVSHLHKDHFDPETLSKHVNKDATVLLPDYPVPDLKRELEKLGFHKFFETEDSVKHTVSGPKGDLEIMIIALRAPADGPIGDSGIVISDGETTCFNMNDARPVDMDVLGEQFGKIDIHLLQYSGAIWYPMVYDIPTGTKRNFGKQKRQRGMDRCRSYIEQVDATWVVPSAGPPVFLDDALRSLNDDHGDEGNIFPDQIVFLEQMRIHGNNGGLLMIPGSAVEIHGSEAVLSHPIPDADVDAIFSNKAEYIENMAKKMAPVLAAEKATWASAEGEPLLEPLKAKFEPIMAQSDVICDGIGYPVGLVMGDETVVLDFPKRIVRAPIEGEGKYRYGFRIAPELVRTVLRDDEPDWVNTIFLSTRFEAWRVGGYNEFLYTFFKCLTDERIAYADGWFSEAHDDTASIEMGGYEIQRRCPHLKADLTKFGVVEGNNLTCNLHGWQWDLETGRCKTSKGHELRTQKLS encoded by the coding sequence GTGCAGGTCACCAGCGTCGGTCACGCCGGATTTCACATCTCGACCACTGCAGGATCAATCCTGTGCGATCCGTGGGTCAACCCCGCCTATTTCGCGTCGTGGTTCCCGTTCCCCGACAACACGGAGTTGGACTGGGATGCCATCGGCAATTGCGATTACCTCTACGTGTCGCACCTCCACAAGGATCATTTCGATCCGGAGACCCTGAGCAAGCACGTCAACAAGGACGCCACCGTCCTGTTGCCGGACTATCCGGTGCCGGATCTCAAGCGTGAGCTCGAGAAACTCGGCTTCCACAAGTTCTTCGAAACCGAAGACTCCGTCAAGCACACCGTTTCAGGCCCCAAGGGTGACCTGGAGATCATGATCATCGCGTTGCGCGCCCCGGCCGACGGTCCGATCGGCGACTCCGGCATCGTGATTTCCGACGGCGAGACCACCTGCTTCAACATGAACGACGCTCGTCCCGTCGACATGGATGTGCTCGGCGAGCAGTTCGGCAAGATCGACATCCATCTTCTGCAGTACTCGGGCGCCATCTGGTACCCGATGGTTTACGACATCCCCACCGGCACCAAGCGCAACTTCGGTAAGCAGAAGCGTCAGCGTGGCATGGACCGCTGCCGTAGCTACATCGAGCAGGTCGACGCCACCTGGGTGGTTCCGTCGGCTGGCCCGCCGGTCTTCCTTGACGACGCTTTGCGCAGCCTCAACGACGATCACGGCGACGAAGGCAACATCTTCCCCGACCAGATCGTGTTCCTCGAGCAGATGCGGATCCACGGAAACAACGGCGGGCTCTTGATGATCCCCGGCTCGGCCGTGGAAATTCACGGTTCGGAAGCTGTTCTGTCCCATCCGATTCCGGATGCCGATGTAGACGCTATCTTCTCGAACAAGGCCGAGTACATCGAGAACATGGCCAAGAAGATGGCGCCTGTCCTCGCAGCCGAGAAAGCTACGTGGGCGTCAGCCGAAGGCGAGCCTCTCCTCGAGCCTCTGAAGGCGAAGTTCGAGCCGATCATGGCGCAGTCCGACGTCATCTGCGACGGCATCGGCTACCCGGTCGGCCTCGTAATGGGCGACGAGACCGTGGTTCTCGACTTCCCGAAGCGAATCGTCCGTGCACCCATCGAGGGTGAAGGCAAGTACCGCTACGGATTCCGCATCGCACCCGAGTTGGTTCGTACAGTCCTGCGCGACGACGAGCCCGACTGGGTCAACACCATCTTCCTCTCCACCCGCTTCGAGGCGTGGCGAGTGGGCGGCTACAACGAGTTCCTGTACACGTTCTTCAAGTGCCTCACCGACGAGCGCATCGCCTACGCCGACGGTTGGTTCTCCGAAGCTCACGACGACACCGCATCCATCGAGATGGGTGGCTACGAAATTCAGCGTCGTTGCCCGCACCTCAAGGCCGATCTCACCAAATTCGGTGTGGTGGAGGGCAATAACCTCACGTGCAACCTGCACGGCTGGCAGTGGGATCTCGAGACCGGGCGTTGCAAGACCTCCAAGGGTCACGAGTTGAGGACACAAAAACTCAGCTGA
- a CDS encoding lysophospholipid acyltransferase family protein, with translation MDPVYRTVIGIARTVFAFEGLKFSVQGDRNMPASGGAVIAINHTGYMDFTYAGLPARTPKRYIRFMAKKEVFDNKISGPIMRALKHIPVDRGAGADSYQAAVDFLKSGELVGVYPEATISRSFEIKEFKSGAARMAIEAGVPIIPVAIWGAQRVWTKGFPKRLGRTNTPISIVVGEPIAPFEPASELTAKLRSTMQELLLEAQKGYQHPAGEYWVPARFGGSAPTLEQADKMDAEEAEAKAKAREARKSEG, from the coding sequence GTGGACCCCGTATACAGAACAGTCATCGGCATCGCCCGTACCGTCTTCGCATTCGAAGGCCTGAAGTTCTCGGTCCAGGGTGATCGAAACATGCCAGCATCCGGTGGTGCGGTGATCGCCATCAACCACACCGGATACATGGACTTCACGTATGCGGGTCTGCCGGCGCGCACGCCTAAGCGCTACATCCGGTTCATGGCCAAGAAGGAAGTTTTCGACAACAAGATTTCCGGGCCGATCATGCGCGCGCTCAAGCACATCCCGGTGGATCGCGGCGCCGGCGCCGATTCCTACCAGGCTGCCGTCGACTTCTTGAAGAGTGGCGAACTGGTGGGTGTGTACCCGGAGGCGACGATCAGCCGAAGCTTCGAGATCAAGGAATTCAAGTCCGGTGCCGCTCGCATGGCAATCGAGGCCGGTGTTCCGATCATCCCCGTCGCGATCTGGGGTGCGCAGCGCGTCTGGACCAAGGGGTTCCCGAAGCGATTGGGACGCACCAACACTCCGATCTCGATCGTGGTCGGTGAGCCGATCGCCCCGTTCGAACCGGCCAGTGAATTGACCGCGAAGCTGCGCTCGACGATGCAGGAACTGCTGCTCGAAGCGCAGAAGGGCTACCAGCACCCGGCCGGTGAATACTGGGTACCGGCGCGATTCGGCGGCAGCGCACCCACCCTCGAACAAGCCGACAAGATGGACGCCGAAGAAGCCGAGGCAAAAGCGAAAGCGCGCGAGGCACGTAAGTCGGAAGGATGA
- a CDS encoding lysophospholipid acyltransferase family protein — MTVEPVYSAVEGIARVLCRLQGLAVTRTGLENIPPTGGAVLAINHTSYLDFVQAALAVGETKRKLRLMAKTELADNKILGFLMRGCGVIEVDRSAGAEAFRVGVDALRRGELVGVYPEATISRSFEIKEFKSGAARMAIEAGVPIIPVIVWGAQRLVTKGGPKNLGRNKFPISVEVGSAIEPVEPADALSEILRIEMDAILHHVQDGFVHEPGAYWVPRRLGGGAPTPEEAAAIDAQERAKRAR, encoded by the coding sequence ATGACCGTCGAACCCGTCTACAGCGCAGTTGAGGGCATCGCGCGTGTCCTCTGCCGCCTTCAGGGTTTGGCGGTCACCCGCACGGGACTCGAGAACATTCCGCCTACGGGCGGCGCGGTACTGGCGATCAATCACACGAGCTACCTCGATTTTGTCCAGGCAGCTCTCGCGGTGGGTGAAACGAAGCGCAAGCTTCGGTTGATGGCAAAAACGGAACTGGCCGACAACAAGATTCTCGGTTTCCTCATGCGCGGCTGCGGCGTCATCGAAGTGGATCGGTCCGCCGGTGCCGAGGCCTTCCGGGTCGGCGTCGACGCCCTACGTCGTGGCGAGTTGGTGGGTGTGTACCCGGAGGCGACGATCAGCCGGAGCTTCGAGATCAAGGAATTCAAGTCCGGTGCCGCCCGCATGGCCATCGAAGCGGGCGTTCCGATCATTCCGGTGATTGTCTGGGGCGCCCAGCGGCTCGTCACCAAAGGTGGTCCGAAGAACTTGGGCCGCAACAAGTTTCCGATATCCGTCGAAGTTGGCTCCGCGATCGAACCCGTCGAGCCGGCCGACGCCCTCAGCGAGATTCTGCGCATCGAGATGGACGCAATTTTGCACCACGTCCAGGACGGTTTCGTTCACGAACCGGGTGCGTATTGGGTGCCGCGTCGACTCGGGGGAGGGGCGCCGACGCCCGAGGAAGCCGCCGCGATCGATGCGCAGGAACGCGCGAAGAGAGCCCGCTGA
- a CDS encoding HAD family hydrolase, translated as MSPDRPTMVATDVDGTLINDDELVSARTREVIHAVVESGTPFVLATGRPPRWISPVVESLGYAPLSICANGAVVYDSYTDRVLSAATLSVEALVELSELALHALPGAGLAAERVGASAHDAATPQFVSSPDYEHAWLNPDNTEMSEDDVLAAPAVKLLIRRPGMTSTAMYDALAPHVGTLADMTFSTENGLIELSAPGVTKASGLVSAAEQFGFDLSGLVAFGDMPNDIPMLALADLGVAMGNAHADAKAAADEVTDTNSRDGVAKVLGRWWL; from the coding sequence ATCAGCCCAGACCGTCCAACCATGGTCGCGACCGATGTCGACGGCACCCTTATCAACGACGACGAGCTGGTCAGTGCCCGTACTCGCGAGGTCATTCACGCCGTCGTGGAATCGGGAACACCGTTCGTGCTGGCGACCGGGCGCCCACCGCGCTGGATTTCGCCGGTAGTCGAAAGTTTGGGCTACGCGCCGTTGTCCATCTGCGCCAACGGCGCGGTTGTCTACGACAGTTACACGGACCGCGTGCTCAGTGCCGCAACACTCTCGGTCGAGGCGCTTGTCGAACTCTCGGAGTTGGCGCTCCACGCACTTCCCGGTGCCGGCCTGGCGGCTGAACGAGTGGGCGCCAGTGCCCACGACGCCGCAACACCGCAGTTCGTAAGCTCACCCGACTACGAACATGCCTGGCTCAACCCCGACAACACCGAGATGTCGGAGGACGACGTGCTGGCCGCGCCGGCCGTCAAACTGCTGATCCGTCGGCCCGGCATGACCAGCACCGCGATGTACGACGCCTTGGCCCCGCACGTCGGGACTCTCGCCGACATGACGTTTTCCACGGAAAACGGTCTGATCGAGCTCTCGGCGCCGGGTGTCACGAAGGCATCGGGCCTGGTGAGTGCGGCCGAGCAGTTCGGGTTCGATCTCTCCGGGCTGGTTGCGTTCGGTGACATGCCCAACGACATCCCGATGCTTGCACTGGCAGATCTCGGCGTCGCAATGGGCAACGCGCACGCCGATGCCAAGGCCGCCGCCGACGAGGTCACCGACACCAATTCTCGTGACGGGGTAGCAAAAGTCCTCGGGCGCTGGTGGTTGTAA
- a CDS encoding N-acetylmuramoyl-L-alanine amidase, translated as MPHRRPKTSFVLGAVAVLAVASPFAVYGLTESTPDVRSANESSSVVAPTQISEILLASVPDIIIPIKELTGLDLPDINLSDLKSLIPKDLQLPAGITIPTELLPAPAAPGAVTETPVQSEEVPGAVVKQLTRDTPFSMVALTSDTVDSAKSKIRALSEDGIWGPWFTPDAIDSASSDQATNSGSATEPVYVGLTKAIQILTPPSAPAPVAELAPAAAPVAEAPVAEAPVAEAPVAEGELGYTPASVSKPLHQVETTADAVTAVLIDPSARGADANLQTVAAPIATGGPAVITRAQWGADESKRCQNPTYDDGLGGATVHHTAGNNNYSKAESAEIVRGIYAYHAQTLGWCDVGYNALVDKYGQIFEGRAGGLDRPVQGAHAGGFNENTTGIAMMGDYSTVQPSQAMLNSVGQFLGWKLKKAGLNPLGTTVMYSEGTEFTQYPQGAAVTLPIIFAHRDVGYTECPGNAAYSHMGEIRQIAAAAANGAGPSNPSPNVPNPKPNPKPQTPADTVAGGTGSVNDLVNQVIKMTDSSPLVQKWIAEGGDLGRLGEAITGELQAKFGNLGALFQNGAIYTSPNGGVYTVLGEIFKAWQSFGSDSGVLGLPISDEYLIPDGFRSDFENGSLIFNQVTGIVTQIMKAVG; from the coding sequence TTGCCACACCGTCGACCTAAGACCTCATTCGTACTTGGGGCCGTAGCCGTACTGGCTGTCGCAAGTCCGTTTGCGGTATACGGCCTCACCGAATCCACGCCCGATGTCCGTTCGGCAAACGAATCGTCATCCGTGGTGGCCCCCACCCAGATCTCGGAAATACTCCTCGCGTCGGTTCCGGACATCATCATTCCGATCAAGGAGCTGACCGGCCTCGATCTGCCCGACATCAACCTGAGCGATCTCAAGAGCCTGATCCCCAAGGATCTCCAGCTTCCGGCCGGAATCACGATTCCGACGGAACTGCTCCCGGCTCCCGCAGCCCCCGGCGCCGTCACCGAAACCCCGGTTCAGAGCGAAGAAGTACCCGGAGCCGTCGTCAAGCAACTGACCCGCGACACTCCTTTCAGCATGGTTGCATTGACCTCCGACACCGTCGACTCGGCGAAGTCCAAGATCCGCGCCCTGTCCGAAGACGGCATCTGGGGCCCGTGGTTCACACCCGACGCCATTGATTCCGCAAGCTCTGACCAGGCCACGAACAGCGGCAGCGCGACTGAACCCGTGTATGTCGGCCTTACCAAGGCCATCCAGATCCTGACGCCGCCGAGCGCACCGGCACCGGTCGCAGAACTGGCACCCGCAGCCGCACCGGTGGCTGAAGCGCCAGTTGCCGAAGCTCCTGTTGCTGAAGCTCCTGTTGCCGAGGGCGAACTCGGTTACACCCCGGCATCGGTATCCAAGCCGCTCCATCAGGTCGAGACCACCGCCGACGCCGTCACCGCTGTGCTGATCGATCCGAGCGCTCGTGGGGCTGACGCCAATCTGCAGACAGTTGCCGCGCCGATCGCCACTGGCGGGCCGGCAGTGATTACTCGCGCGCAGTGGGGTGCCGACGAGTCCAAGCGGTGCCAGAATCCGACGTACGACGACGGCCTGGGCGGCGCGACCGTGCACCACACCGCCGGTAACAACAACTACTCCAAGGCCGAATCAGCCGAGATCGTCCGCGGCATCTACGCCTACCACGCGCAGACTCTGGGCTGGTGCGACGTCGGATACAACGCCCTCGTCGACAAGTACGGTCAGATTTTCGAAGGCCGCGCAGGCGGACTCGACAGGCCGGTTCAGGGCGCTCACGCCGGCGGCTTCAACGAGAACACCACCGGCATCGCGATGATGGGTGACTACTCCACCGTGCAGCCTTCGCAGGCAATGCTGAACTCGGTTGGCCAGTTCCTCGGATGGAAGCTCAAGAAGGCCGGACTCAATCCGCTGGGCACCACCGTCATGTACTCCGAAGGCACCGAGTTCACGCAGTACCCGCAAGGAGCTGCTGTCACGCTGCCGATCATCTTCGCGCACCGCGACGTCGGATACACCGAGTGCCCGGGCAATGCGGCGTACTCCCACATGGGCGAAATTCGTCAGATCGCAGCCGCAGCCGCAAACGGGGCCGGCCCGAGCAACCCCAGCCCGAACGTACCGAACCCCAAGCCGAACCCCAAGCCTCAGACACCTGCCGACACGGTCGCGGGTGGCACCGGTTCCGTCAATGACCTGGTCAACCAGGTCATCAAGATGACCGACAGTTCACCGCTGGTTCAGAAGTGGATCGCCGAAGGTGGCGACCTGGGCCGTCTTGGTGAGGCGATCACGGGCGAACTGCAGGCGAAGTTCGGCAACCTGGGAGCGTTGTTCCAGAACGGCGCTATCTACACCTCCCCCAACGGCGGCGTGTACACCGTCCTCGGTGAGATCTTCAAGGCTTGGCAGAGCTTCGGATCCGACTCCGGTGTTCTCGGACTCCCCATTTCGGACGAGTACTTGATTCCGGACGGATTCCGTAGTGACTTCGAGAACGGTTCCCTGATCTTCAACCAGGTCACGGGCATCGTCACCCAGATCATGAAGGCTGTCGGCTAA
- a CDS encoding SpoIID/LytB domain-containing protein, whose product MAKSRRSGTAGKTPGGRYFLVGGPGRRRSVMRISVLGLVPALALGIAVGGIGAFQVDEPSIVPAVSADTQFTLSGHGNGHGRGMGQWGAYGYAKNQGWSGERILSHYYGGTLLDTMPPAQMSVRLTAQDNATLDVYSAAGMVVNGQRTAPGEAAHLTALPGGGANVVVTSGCGGGVVWEAVTDHPWVDPIDLSPDRPADQFLTLCDNNSPYRGALGVVLDDGSARTVNLVDMEDYLLGVVPVEAKADWADSGGAEALRAQAVAARSYAAVEHRSSYADTCDTQDCQVYGGAGKEDPRTTEAVRTTSGAVLSRDGQIVATEFSSSTGGYSSGGEFPAVADEGDTIAPTHDWTQTLTAGEIAEAFGVGELQSLKVVSRNGLGNGGGRVTALEVVGTNATVGVTGAQARVKLGLKSDWFTIGNDVDVVAPPVPESSVSELNSSISQASGTVGETQIDAKYREFGGPSGSLGAPAGPEMQLPSEAGTFRVYENGTIIWTKVLGAQVVDANVLREWIPTGES is encoded by the coding sequence ATGGCGAAGAGTAGAAGAAGCGGAACTGCAGGTAAGACGCCTGGTGGGCGCTACTTTTTGGTGGGCGGGCCCGGCCGACGACGCTCCGTGATGCGTATCTCGGTGCTGGGACTGGTTCCCGCCCTCGCTCTGGGAATCGCCGTCGGCGGAATCGGGGCGTTCCAAGTCGACGAACCGTCGATCGTGCCCGCAGTCTCCGCCGACACTCAATTCACCCTGTCCGGTCACGGCAACGGACACGGCCGCGGAATGGGGCAGTGGGGTGCCTACGGTTACGCCAAAAACCAAGGATGGTCCGGCGAGCGAATTCTCAGCCACTATTACGGCGGCACTCTGCTCGACACCATGCCGCCCGCTCAGATGAGTGTGCGACTCACCGCTCAGGACAACGCGACGCTCGACGTCTATTCCGCCGCCGGGATGGTCGTGAACGGGCAGCGCACTGCTCCGGGGGAAGCTGCGCACCTGACGGCTTTGCCGGGCGGCGGCGCAAATGTGGTTGTCACCAGCGGGTGCGGCGGCGGAGTGGTCTGGGAAGCGGTCACGGATCATCCGTGGGTGGATCCGATCGACTTGTCTCCGGATCGGCCTGCCGATCAGTTCTTGACGTTGTGCGACAACAACTCTCCGTATCGGGGTGCGCTCGGAGTTGTGCTCGACGACGGGTCCGCGCGGACCGTCAATCTGGTCGACATGGAGGATTACCTTCTTGGTGTTGTTCCGGTCGAGGCCAAGGCTGACTGGGCTGACAGTGGCGGAGCGGAGGCATTGCGGGCGCAGGCTGTAGCAGCACGTTCGTACGCTGCCGTCGAACATCGAAGCTCTTACGCGGATACCTGCGACACGCAGGATTGCCAGGTGTACGGCGGTGCGGGCAAGGAGGATCCTCGCACTACGGAAGCCGTGCGCACCACCAGCGGAGCTGTACTTTCGCGTGACGGACAGATTGTGGCAACCGAATTCTCTTCATCCACAGGTGGTTACAGTTCCGGCGGTGAGTTCCCCGCAGTTGCCGACGAAGGTGACACCATTGCTCCCACCCATGACTGGACTCAGACATTGACTGCGGGAGAGATCGCGGAAGCATTCGGAGTCGGTGAACTGCAGTCGTTGAAGGTTGTCTCCCGTAACGGGCTGGGGAATGGCGGCGGCCGCGTGACTGCGCTCGAGGTTGTGGGCACGAATGCCACCGTCGGTGTGACGGGAGCACAGGCAAGGGTGAAACTGGGGCTGAAATCCGACTGGTTCACTATCGGTAATGACGTTGATGTGGTAGCGCCTCCGGTGCCGGAATCCTCAGTGTCGGAACTAAATTCGTCAATTTCGCAAGCGTCCGGTACGGTTGGCGAGACGCAGATCGATGCGAAGTATCGCGAATTCGGGGGTCCCTCCGGTTCCCTCGGTGCTCCGGCCGGACCGGAGATGCAGTTACCGTCCGAGGCCGGCACCTTCCGCGTTTACGAGAACGGGACCATCATCTGGACAAAGGTTTTGGGTGCGCAGGTAGTAGATGCCAACGTGCTCCGCGAGTGGATACCGACGGGCGAAAGCTAG